In Spirochaeta lutea, the sequence CGATTGTCGGCCGAGAGATCAGCCACGACCCCGAGGTTCTCATTGCCGTTCAACCTACCCGGGGGCTTGACGTCGGTTCAATCGAGTACATTCATAAACGCTTGGTAGAGCAGCGGGATAAGGGAAAGGCTGTACTACTGGTGAGCCTTGAATTGGATGAAATACTAGACCTGTCGGACCGAATTGCTATAATCAACTCCGGGGTTTGTGTAGGAGAGGTGAATGCAGCGGAGACAAACGAAAATGAAGTCGGCCTCATGATGGCTGGCATCAAACAAGGAGCATAGGGTGAAGATACGCATTCCACATCAATTGAAACTTGCTCTTATGGCCATAGCCTTTGGTTTGCTCATCGGAGCATTGTTGATCCTGTTCACGGGGTATAACCCCTTTGCAGCCTACACAGCCTTGTTCCAAGGCGGGCTCATGAGTATCCGGCGCATCGCCAACACCCTGGCCAACAGCACAACCCTGATCCTCACCGGGCTTTCGGTGGCCTTTGCGTTCAGAACCGGGCTGTTCAATATCGGAGCATCCGGCCAGATGCTCATCGGCGGAATGGTAGCCACAGTCCTTGGGCTCAGCCTGGATCTGCCGAAGCCCTTGTTACTGACAGTGATGCTGGTGGGGGCTGCTGCTGCCGGCGCCCTCTGGGGGTTTATTCCCGGTATTCTCAAGGCGAGGTTTAATGTTCATGAGGTTGTAGCAACCATTATGATGAACTTCGTTGCCCTGTGGACCACCTACTATACCATTCAGAACTACTTCACTGCAGAGCAGGAAACCCAATCAGCCACCTTGCCAAGTGGAGCGAGTCTTCAGGTGGATTGGCTTAGGCAGATTACTGACCGGTCTTTTTTAAACCTCGGGCTGTTTCTCGCCCTAATTCTCGTGGTCATTATCGGTGTGATCATTAATAAATCGGTATTGGGCTATGAGTTAAAGGCTGCAGGTTACAATAGGTTCGCCTCAGAGTATGCGGGTATGAACGTGAATCGGAACATCGTGCTCTCTATGGTGATTGCCGGCATGTTGGCGGGAATAGCCGGGTTCACCTACTACGCCGGATACTCAAGTCATTTAGAGATCGGAAAACTTCCAACCCAAGGATTTGACGGTATCGCTGTAGCCTTATTAGGTGCGAATACCCCTATTGGCGTGCTACTCTCGGCGGTTTTCTTTGGGTTGTTACTGAATGGGAAGGGGTTCATGCAATCGGTGACGGGGGTTCCTCCTGAGATTGGAGACATAATCATAGGTGTAATTATCTATGGTTCCGCCACCAGTGTACTTTTTGACAGATTGTTGACCTACTTTCAGCGAGGGAGGAATAAGAAATGAATACCATTGTACAGATTTTTCCCTATGCGGTAGCCTACACTATTCCCCTTCTCATTACCTCCCTGGGGGGATTGTTTAGCGAGCGTTCCGGGGTGGTGAATATCGGACTTGAAGGACTTATGGTTGTTGGTTCTTTTTTTACTGCCCTGGTGATTAATTTTCTGGAACCAACCATGGGAGCGAATGCCATATGGTTCGGCTTGTTGGCGGCCATGATCGGTGGTGCGTTATTTTCTATGCTTCACGCCATAGCCAGCGTTTCCCTCCATGCCAATCAGGTAATCTCCGGAACTGCTATAAATATGATTGCCACAGCTGTAACGGTATTCTTTGCCCGCAACCTGTTAGGCAGCGGAAATATTCAGATAATCAATACGTTAAGCCGATTCAATGTACCGCTTCTCAGCCGCATCCCGATAATCGGCCCCTTGTTTTTTACAAATACCTATGCAACCACTTGGTTTGTACTTGCAATTCTTGGGGCAGCATACTTTGTTCTCTATTACACGCCCTCTGGTCTCCGGCTACGTTCATGCGGCGAACACCCCCATGCTGCCGATGCTGCTGGGATCAATGTCCAGCGGACTAGATACATCGGTGTTGGATTGTCTGGAACCTTCGCAGGACTAGGTGGAGGGGTTATGATTGTAACCTATTCCGGGCAATTTAACGGTTCTGTTGCCGGACTCGGCTTTCTTGCCCTGGCATCCCTGATATTCGGTCAGTGGAAGCCCCTGGGGATTCTCGGGGCAACCCTGTTTTTTGGGTTTGCCACAACCATGGCAAATGTCAGTCAGGTTATCCCTTCCTTGGCCGTTATTCCGCCGGTTCTCCTAAAGACCTTTCCTTATGTTGCAACGTTAATTGCGCTCATCATCTTCTCTCGGTCATCCCAGGCTCCTAAGGCTGTTGGAGAGCCATTCGTCAAGGATAAGCGCTAATACCTTCGGGGTACCTAGGACAGGTTCCAGCAAAAACGGGTATAACCGTTTTTTGCTGGAACCGAAATAACCGGGTAGGGCGTAAATAGCAGAAGAACACCGGATAAGTGTTTCCGTCTAAAACGAAACCACGGGCAGGGTTGTCAGGTTCAACTGTTACTAGGTTTTTACGCACCACCTAAGGTCAGAGAACCAGTCTGGGTGTGTAACTGTGGAAAATACGGTTAGAAGAGGATAGTACCCCGGCAACCCCAGGGATAGAGTTGCCGGTGCTGATTGGTAGGTTGTATATATCCCAAAGCCGAATCACACGGTGCCGAAAATTCGATCTCCAATATCGTGCCGAAACCATGCGCCGGGAAAGGTGATGCCCGCTGCCGCCGGGTATGCTGTAGACCGTGCTTCTAATAGTTCTCTTCCGAGGCCGACGGCTGAAAAACACCTTCCTCCCTTGGTATACACCGTTTCATTCGCTTTATAGGTTGATGCATGGAAGATTAACTGTTGCTGATTGATCTTTGGAAGGCTCACAGGGAGATCCTTTTTATACGATTCGGGATAGCCGGGACTCGCTACAACAACGCAGAGGGCTGTTTTATCGGACAACCGCAGATCCAGCTGATCCAGGTTCTGTTCAACCATCGCCTCTGCTAGATTGCAAAAATCATTCTCTATGAGTGGTAAGAGTACCTGGGCCTCGGGATCGCCGAATCGGACGTTGTACTCCAGGAGTTTTGGCCCATCTTGGGTCATCATGACCCCAAAATACACCACGCCCCGGTAATCAAAGCCTTCCTGGGTAAAACCATGAAAGGTGGGCTCTACAAGCTGTTCCTGTATAGCATCCATGCCTCCGGGTTCGATCCAGGGTACCGGGCAGATGGCTCCCATGCCGCCGGTGTTTAAACCAGTATTTCCATCCCCTGCTTTTTTATAATCGGTGCAGGGAGGGAGGAGCTTATATGAGACGCCGTCGGTAAGGGCGAATACCGAAACCTCATATCCTGAAAGAAACTCTTCTACCAGCAGGGGGCCGTCCTCCAGGGCAGGAATGCCGAATTCTAACAGTGCTTCCTTGTTTTCGGATTCAAAAACGCCCTTTCCTGCCGCTAATCCGCTCTTTTTTAGTACTACCTTCGAATCAATCCCATTAATAATAGAACGAAGATCCTGTTCGTTTTCTACAATTTCCGCCTTTGCTGTGGGGATTCCGTACTTCTCCATGAACCGCTTACTGAAGGCTTTACTAGACTCGAGCTGGGCGGCTAATTTTCGAGGACCCACCGCGGGAATCCCCTCCACCTGGAGATCATCGACAAGCCCATTCGATAGGGGAACCTCCGGTCCAACAAAGACAAGATCAATTTCATGTTTCTTACAGGCCTGAATGACCGCTGATGAATCCTCTCCGGACACTTCCGGTAGGTTCATCGCGAAGCTTTCCGTTCCTGCGTTTCCTGGAGCCACAAAAAGACCAGTATTACGTTTACTTCTGGCAAATTGCCAGGCTATGGCATGCTCTCTCGCTCCGTTGCCAACCACAAGTACCTTCAACTCTGTTCCTCCTCTGGGTCAATTCGGTCTAAAAATGATTTTATAATGACCGGATATGATGCATGCTCTATCTGGTGAATGCGTGATTCTATATCTTCCCTGGACTCTGTCCCCCGGCGCGTAAAACGTTCTTGGAAGATGATGGCGCCGGTATCAATTCCGGCATCTACAAAGTGAATTGTGATGCCAAGTTCTGAGTCAGTCGACGCATAGCTGTCTCGGATACCGTGGGCGCCGGGATATTTAGGCAACAGACTCGGATGGATATTTATGAGTTTACCCTCCCAGGACTTAGTAAATCCGGGACTTAAAATCCGCATGAACCCTGCTAAGGCAATAAACTGTATACCTTGGGATGATAATGCAGTTTGAAGCTGCGCCTCTGCCTGGGATTTTGAGAGCTTACTATAATCTACGACATGAAGTGGAACGTCCCATTCATGGGCCAGTTGGGCAGCTCCGGAATTCGGGATATCAGTAACGATGAGAGCGAGTTCATGGCGGTATGAGTCTAAGTAATCATATATAGCATTAAGATTGCTCCCGCGACCTGAAGCAAATACTGCTAATTTAGCCATGTACCAGTTCCCCAATACAACGTGTTTCTATCTGGGTGCGTTCGCAAAAGCTCTGAAAATCCTGGGTCTTCGCTT encodes:
- a CDS encoding ABC transporter permease; protein product: MKIRIPHQLKLALMAIAFGLLIGALLILFTGYNPFAAYTALFQGGLMSIRRIANTLANSTTLILTGLSVAFAFRTGLFNIGASGQMLIGGMVATVLGLSLDLPKPLLLTVMLVGAAAAGALWGFIPGILKARFNVHEVVATIMMNFVALWTTYYTIQNYFTAEQETQSATLPSGASLQVDWLRQITDRSFLNLGLFLALILVVIIGVIINKSVLGYELKAAGYNRFASEYAGMNVNRNIVLSMVIAGMLAGIAGFTYYAGYSSHLEIGKLPTQGFDGIAVALLGANTPIGVLLSAVFFGLLLNGKGFMQSVTGVPPEIGDIIIGVIIYGSATSVLFDRLLTYFQRGRNKK
- a CDS encoding ABC transporter permease codes for the protein MNTIVQIFPYAVAYTIPLLITSLGGLFSERSGVVNIGLEGLMVVGSFFTALVINFLEPTMGANAIWFGLLAAMIGGALFSMLHAIASVSLHANQVISGTAINMIATAVTVFFARNLLGSGNIQIINTLSRFNVPLLSRIPIIGPLFFTNTYATTWFVLAILGAAYFVLYYTPSGLRLRSCGEHPHAADAAGINVQRTRYIGVGLSGTFAGLGGGVMIVTYSGQFNGSVAGLGFLALASLIFGQWKPLGILGATLFFGFATTMANVSQVIPSLAVIPPVLLKTFPYVATLIALIIFSRSSQAPKAVGEPFVKDKR
- the purD gene encoding phosphoribosylamine--glycine ligase encodes the protein MKVLVVGNGAREHAIAWQFARSKRNTGLFVAPGNAGTESFAMNLPEVSGEDSSAVIQACKKHEIDLVFVGPEVPLSNGLVDDLQVEGIPAVGPRKLAAQLESSKAFSKRFMEKYGIPTAKAEIVENEQDLRSIINGIDSKVVLKKSGLAAGKGVFESENKEALLEFGIPALEDGPLLVEEFLSGYEVSVFALTDGVSYKLLPPCTDYKKAGDGNTGLNTGGMGAICPVPWIEPGGMDAIQEQLVEPTFHGFTQEGFDYRGVVYFGVMMTQDGPKLLEYNVRFGDPEAQVLLPLIENDFCNLAEAMVEQNLDQLDLRLSDKTALCVVVASPGYPESYKKDLPVSLPKINQQQLIFHASTYKANETVYTKGGRCFSAVGLGRELLEARSTAYPAAAGITFPGAWFRHDIGDRIFGTV
- the purN gene encoding phosphoribosylglycinamide formyltransferase; the protein is MAKLAVFASGRGSNLNAIYDYLDSYRHELALIVTDIPNSGAAQLAHEWDVPLHVVDYSKLSKSQAEAQLQTALSSQGIQFIALAGFMRILSPGFTKSWEGKLINIHPSLLPKYPGAHGIRDSYASTDSELGITIHFVDAGIDTGAIIFQERFTRRGTESREDIESRIHQIEHASYPVIIKSFLDRIDPEEEQS